One segment of Solanum stenotomum isolate F172 chromosome 1, ASM1918654v1, whole genome shotgun sequence DNA contains the following:
- the LOC125841894 gene encoding uncharacterized protein At2g34160-like yields the protein MPIETMTPVAAPTPATATPASTPAAPAPTNNNNNEAQKKSNRIQVSNTKKPLFFYVNLAKRYMQQHTEVELSALGMAITTVVTVAEILKNGGFATEKKVLTSTVGMKDEAKGRMVQKARIEIVLTKSEKFDKLMTPNNTNSDRAVAQDGAATNKNTITSDTKEQNKK from the exons ATGCCAATTGAAACAATGACACCTGTAGCTGCACCAACACCAGCCACAGCAACACCTGCATCTACACCAGCAGCACCAGCaccaacaaacaacaataacaatgaGGCTCAGAAGAAAAGTAACAGAATTCAAGTGTCTAACACTAAGAAACCACTTTTCTTCTATGTCAATCTTGctaag AGGTACATGCAGCAGCATACTGAGGTTGAACTATCTGCTTTGGGCATGG CGATCACTACGGTTGTCACAGTTGCTGAGATTTTGAAGAATGGTGGATTTGCGACGGAGAAGA AGGTTTTAACATCCACAGTTGGCATGAAAGATGAGGCCAAAGGCCGCATGGTTCAGAAAGCAAGA ATTGAGATAGTGTTGACGAAGAGCGAGAAGTTCGACAAGCTGATGACACCAAACAATACTAATAGTGATCGTGCAGTAGCACAAGATGGTGCAGCAACCAACAAGAATACTATTACTTCAGACACTAAGGAGCAAAACAAGAAGTAG
- the LOC125868764 gene encoding myosin-binding protein 3-like isoform X1 — MDVMGDYSKGKIKGPISITSALTSAFLEWLLMIFLFIDGGFAYLVTKFAQYCQLQVPCLLCSRLDHVLGKERAGFYWELICPNHKYRISSLVLCHNHNNLVDVHGMCESCLFSFATVNKSNAETYRLLVGKLGAEPHLTDEDPLLEEKTKSSSGVRKCYCCKEEFVTGGYAQKLFKITSLCADTVELDAPLSVTNGQERGDSKEIENEASTSVFVPSPHLEYKKVKVISDSESEAAHSDSDSASPLIRARDYSLDYLSDRCLHPEPQIFTVTDDFATEKLIHSASVPEPSLLDSEIDLMTRDFSAITTSAAVVGLGSEEVSWQQPEWKTDASVPSDLISFDEVNPLSNVKENLVDLARETSAGETVYQVVEDCGEVSRSKSDEIPKSETELDSKPEPNESSSQTDDAFDLGDAYKLAVGNKGRQLSGKFLEQRSFKDSTRMSEDLKVLLTQLSAARGTDSILSEMSPRVSVNGEEFRTLEASSSIGMQILHQRISLERNESGLSLEGSTVSEIEGESVSDRLKRQVEYDRKLMAALYRELEEERNASSVAANQAMAMITRLQEEKAALHMEALQCLRMMEEQAEYDNEALQNSNDLLAQKEKEIQDFETKLELYKKKLGNMALFEDALEASYDTNKAKQADTMCSDDSLTVPGDVIAHNPTTSSRSGEVLTPLGVDNIDNGSPLLDLESEREQLVLCLNKLEERLLLLSKHEASQDLANVNCEFSTEEWVEVSNPKELDHRESSRSNGEIEENVPLESITDRSPSGEEGSISKFPESLQKGRDGSKSGQCTNGDSELESLKNELSVLSSRLKALGIEHSFLDHSINSLRNGDEGHRVIEEIAGHLRQFHFVLDRSSGELAH; from the exons ATGGATGTAATGGGGGACTATagtaaaggaaaaattaaaggTCCTATTAGTATAACATCAGCTTTAACTTCAGCATTTCTTGAATGGTTGCTCATGATTTTTCTGTTTATTGACGGTGGTTTCGCCTACTTAGTCACGAAGTTTGCCCAGTATTGCCAATTGCAAGTTCCATGTTTGCTTTGCTCGAGGCTGGATCATGTTCTTGGGAAGGAAAGAGCTGGATTTTACTGGGAATTAATCTGCCCCAATCATAAGTATAGGATATCTTCATTAGTTCTTTGTCATAATCACAATAACCTTGTTGATGTTCATGGGATGTGTGAGAGTTGCCTTTTCTCGTTTGCCACAGTAAATAAGTCGAATGCTGAAACCTACCGATTGCTGGTTGGAAAACTGGGGGCAGAGCCTCACCTAACTGATGAGGATCCTTTACTCGAGGAGAAAACAAAGAGTTCGTCAGGAGTAAGAAAGTGTTATTGTTGTAAAGAGGAATTTGTTACCGGAGGATATGCTCAAAAATTGTTCAAGATTACATCTTTGTGTGCTGACACAGTTGAACTCGATGCACCTTTGTCTGTGACTAATGGACAAGAGAGGGGTGACAGCAAGGAGATTGAAAATGAGGCATCGACATCAGTCTTTGTTCCTTCACCTCATTTGGAGTACAAAAAGGTAAAGGTTATCTCTGATTCTGAATCAGAAGCTGCACACTCGGATAGTGATAGTGCTAGTCCTCTAATCCGTGCAAGGGACTATTCCTTAGACTATTTATCTGATAGATGCTTGCATCCAGAACCACAAATTTTTACCGTCACTGATGACTTTGCTACCGAGAAATTAATACATTCAGCTTCAGTGCCTGAACCATCACTTCTGGATTCAGAAATAGACTTAATGACTAGAGATTTTTCGGCTATTACAACCTCGGCTGCAGTTGTTGGGCTTGGATCAGAGGAAGTTAGCTGGCAGCAACCTGAATGGAAGACTGATGCATCTGTCCCATCTGATCTCATAAGTTTTGATGAAGTCAACCCGTTGTCCAATGTCAAGGAAAATCTTGTTGATCTAGCAAGAGAGACCT CAGCAGGTGAGACGGTCTACCAAGTTGTCGAAGATTGTGGGGAAGTCTCCAGGTCAAAAAGTGATGAGATCCCAAAGAGCGAAACAGAATTGGATTCTAAACCAGAGCCAAATGAGAGTAGTTCACAGACAGATGATGCTTTTGATCTAGGTGATGCTTATAAGCTGGCCGTTGGAAACAAAGGGAGGCAATTATCTGGAAAATTTTTGGAGCAGAGGTCATTCAAGGATTCTACACGAATGAGTGAAGATCTAAAGGTCCTACTTACACAACTGTCTGCTGCTCGTGGTACTGATTCTATATTGAGTGAGATGAGCCCGAGGGTGTCTGTAAATGGTGAGGAATTTAGAACTCTTGAAGCATCTAGCTCTATTGGAATGCAGATACTTCATCAAAGGATCTCGCTCGAGAGAAATGAATCTGGTTTATCTCTGGAGGGAAGCACAGTGAGTGAAATTGAAGGTGAGAGTGTGTCTGATCGTTTGAAACGACAGGTGGAGTATGATAGAAAATTAATGGCTGCTCTCTATAGAGAGTTGGAGGAAGAGAGAAATGCATCCTCAGTTGCTGCAAATCAGGCGATGGCAATGATTACACGATTGCAAGAGGAGAAGGCAGCACTACACATGGAAGCTTTGCAGTGCCTAAGAATGATGGAAGAACAAGCTGAATATGACAACGAAGCACTGCAGAATTCAAATGATCTTCTTGCgcagaaggagaaagagatccAAGATTTTGAAACTAAACTTGAACTTTACAAGAAGAAACTTGGGAATATGGCTCTCTTTGAGGATGCACTCGAGGCAAGTTATGATACAAATAAAGCTAAGCAAGCTGATACAATGTGCAGTGATGACAGTTTGACTGTTCCTGGCGACGTAATTGCTCATAATCCCACCACCAGCAGTAGAAGTGGTGAGGTCTTGACACCATTGGGAGTGGATAACATAGATAACGGGAGCCCCTTGCTTGATTTGGAAAGTGAAAGGGAGCAACTTGTGCTTTGTTTGAACAAATTGGAAGAAAGGCTCCTTTTGCTCTCTAAGCATGAGGCTAGTCAAGACTTAGCTAATGTTAACTGCGAGTTTTCAACAGAAGAATGGGTTGAAGTAAGTAATCCGAAAGAATTGGACCATAGGGAGTCTTCTAGAAGTAATGGTGAAATAGAGGAAAATGTTCCCCTAGAGTCAATCACAGACAGAAGCCCTTCTGGTGAAGAAGGATCTATTAGCAAGTTTCCAGAATCACTACAGAAAGGAAGGGATGGGAGCAAATCTGGGCAGTGCACTAATGGAGATTCTGAGTTAGAGAGTCTGAAAAATGAGTTATCAGTTTTGAGCAGCAGACTGAAAGCACTTGGTATAGAACATAGCTTTCTTGATCATTCCATCAACTCATTGAGGAATGGAGACGAGGGACATCGAGTGATTGAAGAGATAGCTGGTCACTTGCGACAGTTTCATTTTGTTTTGGATAGATCAAGTGGTGAACTTGCGCATTAA
- the LOC125868764 gene encoding myosin-binding protein 3-like isoform X2, which yields MDVMGDYSKGKIKGPISITSALTSAFLEWLLMIFLFIDGGFAYLVTKFAQYCQLQVPCLLCSRLDHVLGKERAGFYWELICPNHKYRISSLVLCHNHNNLVDVHGMCESCLFSFATVNKSNAETYRLLVGKLGAEPHLTDEDPLLEEKTKSSSGVRKCYCCKEEFVTGGYAQKLFKITSLCADTVELDAPLSVTNGQERGDSKEIENEASTSVFVPSPHLEYKKVKVISDSESEAAHSDSDSASPLIRARDYSLDYLSDRCLHPEPQIFTVTDDFATEKLIHSASVPEPSLLDSEIDLMTRDFSAITTSAAVVGLGSEEVSWQQPEWKTDASVPSDLISFDEVNPLSNVKENLVDLARETSGETVYQVVEDCGEVSRSKSDEIPKSETELDSKPEPNESSSQTDDAFDLGDAYKLAVGNKGRQLSGKFLEQRSFKDSTRMSEDLKVLLTQLSAARGTDSILSEMSPRVSVNGEEFRTLEASSSIGMQILHQRISLERNESGLSLEGSTVSEIEGESVSDRLKRQVEYDRKLMAALYRELEEERNASSVAANQAMAMITRLQEEKAALHMEALQCLRMMEEQAEYDNEALQNSNDLLAQKEKEIQDFETKLELYKKKLGNMALFEDALEASYDTNKAKQADTMCSDDSLTVPGDVIAHNPTTSSRSGEVLTPLGVDNIDNGSPLLDLESEREQLVLCLNKLEERLLLLSKHEASQDLANVNCEFSTEEWVEVSNPKELDHRESSRSNGEIEENVPLESITDRSPSGEEGSISKFPESLQKGRDGSKSGQCTNGDSELESLKNELSVLSSRLKALGIEHSFLDHSINSLRNGDEGHRVIEEIAGHLRQFHFVLDRSSGELAH from the exons ATGGATGTAATGGGGGACTATagtaaaggaaaaattaaaggTCCTATTAGTATAACATCAGCTTTAACTTCAGCATTTCTTGAATGGTTGCTCATGATTTTTCTGTTTATTGACGGTGGTTTCGCCTACTTAGTCACGAAGTTTGCCCAGTATTGCCAATTGCAAGTTCCATGTTTGCTTTGCTCGAGGCTGGATCATGTTCTTGGGAAGGAAAGAGCTGGATTTTACTGGGAATTAATCTGCCCCAATCATAAGTATAGGATATCTTCATTAGTTCTTTGTCATAATCACAATAACCTTGTTGATGTTCATGGGATGTGTGAGAGTTGCCTTTTCTCGTTTGCCACAGTAAATAAGTCGAATGCTGAAACCTACCGATTGCTGGTTGGAAAACTGGGGGCAGAGCCTCACCTAACTGATGAGGATCCTTTACTCGAGGAGAAAACAAAGAGTTCGTCAGGAGTAAGAAAGTGTTATTGTTGTAAAGAGGAATTTGTTACCGGAGGATATGCTCAAAAATTGTTCAAGATTACATCTTTGTGTGCTGACACAGTTGAACTCGATGCACCTTTGTCTGTGACTAATGGACAAGAGAGGGGTGACAGCAAGGAGATTGAAAATGAGGCATCGACATCAGTCTTTGTTCCTTCACCTCATTTGGAGTACAAAAAGGTAAAGGTTATCTCTGATTCTGAATCAGAAGCTGCACACTCGGATAGTGATAGTGCTAGTCCTCTAATCCGTGCAAGGGACTATTCCTTAGACTATTTATCTGATAGATGCTTGCATCCAGAACCACAAATTTTTACCGTCACTGATGACTTTGCTACCGAGAAATTAATACATTCAGCTTCAGTGCCTGAACCATCACTTCTGGATTCAGAAATAGACTTAATGACTAGAGATTTTTCGGCTATTACAACCTCGGCTGCAGTTGTTGGGCTTGGATCAGAGGAAGTTAGCTGGCAGCAACCTGAATGGAAGACTGATGCATCTGTCCCATCTGATCTCATAAGTTTTGATGAAGTCAACCCGTTGTCCAATGTCAAGGAAAATCTTGTTGATCTAGCAAGAGAGACCT CAGGTGAGACGGTCTACCAAGTTGTCGAAGATTGTGGGGAAGTCTCCAGGTCAAAAAGTGATGAGATCCCAAAGAGCGAAACAGAATTGGATTCTAAACCAGAGCCAAATGAGAGTAGTTCACAGACAGATGATGCTTTTGATCTAGGTGATGCTTATAAGCTGGCCGTTGGAAACAAAGGGAGGCAATTATCTGGAAAATTTTTGGAGCAGAGGTCATTCAAGGATTCTACACGAATGAGTGAAGATCTAAAGGTCCTACTTACACAACTGTCTGCTGCTCGTGGTACTGATTCTATATTGAGTGAGATGAGCCCGAGGGTGTCTGTAAATGGTGAGGAATTTAGAACTCTTGAAGCATCTAGCTCTATTGGAATGCAGATACTTCATCAAAGGATCTCGCTCGAGAGAAATGAATCTGGTTTATCTCTGGAGGGAAGCACAGTGAGTGAAATTGAAGGTGAGAGTGTGTCTGATCGTTTGAAACGACAGGTGGAGTATGATAGAAAATTAATGGCTGCTCTCTATAGAGAGTTGGAGGAAGAGAGAAATGCATCCTCAGTTGCTGCAAATCAGGCGATGGCAATGATTACACGATTGCAAGAGGAGAAGGCAGCACTACACATGGAAGCTTTGCAGTGCCTAAGAATGATGGAAGAACAAGCTGAATATGACAACGAAGCACTGCAGAATTCAAATGATCTTCTTGCgcagaaggagaaagagatccAAGATTTTGAAACTAAACTTGAACTTTACAAGAAGAAACTTGGGAATATGGCTCTCTTTGAGGATGCACTCGAGGCAAGTTATGATACAAATAAAGCTAAGCAAGCTGATACAATGTGCAGTGATGACAGTTTGACTGTTCCTGGCGACGTAATTGCTCATAATCCCACCACCAGCAGTAGAAGTGGTGAGGTCTTGACACCATTGGGAGTGGATAACATAGATAACGGGAGCCCCTTGCTTGATTTGGAAAGTGAAAGGGAGCAACTTGTGCTTTGTTTGAACAAATTGGAAGAAAGGCTCCTTTTGCTCTCTAAGCATGAGGCTAGTCAAGACTTAGCTAATGTTAACTGCGAGTTTTCAACAGAAGAATGGGTTGAAGTAAGTAATCCGAAAGAATTGGACCATAGGGAGTCTTCTAGAAGTAATGGTGAAATAGAGGAAAATGTTCCCCTAGAGTCAATCACAGACAGAAGCCCTTCTGGTGAAGAAGGATCTATTAGCAAGTTTCCAGAATCACTACAGAAAGGAAGGGATGGGAGCAAATCTGGGCAGTGCACTAATGGAGATTCTGAGTTAGAGAGTCTGAAAAATGAGTTATCAGTTTTGAGCAGCAGACTGAAAGCACTTGGTATAGAACATAGCTTTCTTGATCATTCCATCAACTCATTGAGGAATGGAGACGAGGGACATCGAGTGATTGAAGAGATAGCTGGTCACTTGCGACAGTTTCATTTTGTTTTGGATAGATCAAGTGGTGAACTTGCGCATTAA
- the LOC125872213 gene encoding uncharacterized protein LOC125872213 gives MANHELILGQNNDLAVDGENQEIVFDHTHPMDISQNHNHELELAQNHNHELELAQNHNHELELAQNHNHEHEMGIGQSQDHEGNHEHEYEHENGLPMEQKPEHENQELPNENSELNISEHDELGIEENQELDDNLELAVVESHDMGVEPAHEYELHDGQMVLASSSHVLQARTMSTTPDFELHVGQEFPDVKSCRRALRDTAIALHFEIQTIKSDKTRFTAKCASEECPWRIHAAKLPGVPTFTIRTIHDSHTCGGIAHLGHQQASVQWVANSVEQRLRENPNCKPKEILEEIHRVHGITLSYKQAWRGKERIMAAMRGSFEEGYRLLPQYCEQVKRTNPGSIASVYASPADNCFQRLFISFQASIFGFLNACRPLLGLDRTFLKSKYLGTLLLATGFDGDGGLFPLAFGVVDEENDDNWMWFLSELHTLLEVNTENMPRLTILSDRQKGIVDGVEANFPTAFHGFCMRHLSESFRKEFNNTMLVNLLWEAAHALTIIEFEAKILEIEEISQDAAYWIRRIPPRLWATAYFEGTRFGHLTANIVEQLNNWILEASGLPIIQMMECIRRQLMTWFNERRETSMQWTSILVPTAEMRVADALERARTYQVLRANEAEFEVISHEGTNIVDIRNRRCLCQGWQLYGLPCAHAVAALLSCRQNVHRFTESCFTVATYRKTYSQTIHPIPDKSLWREMTEGDPDAAQAVEVIINPPKSLRPPGRPRKKRVRAEDRGRVKRVVHCSRCNQTGHFRTTCAAPI, from the coding sequence ATGGCAAACCATGAGTTGATCCTTGGCCAAAATAACGACTTAGCTGTTGATGGCGAGAACCAGGAAATAGTGTTTGACCACACTCATCCGATGGACATAAGTCAGAACCATAACCACGAACTGGAACTAGCGCAGAACCATAATCATGAACTGGAACTAGCGCagaaccataaccatgaactgGAACTAGCACAGAACCATAACCATGAGCATGAGATGGGTATAGGGCAGAGCCAAGATCATGAGGGGAATCATGAGCATGAGTATGAACACGAGAATGGTTTACCTATGGAGCAGAAGCCCGAGCATGAAAACCAGGAGTTACCTAATGAAAACAGTGAGTTAAATATCTCTGAACACGATGAGTTAGGGATCGAGGAAAACCAAGAACTTGATGATAACCTGGAATTAGCTGTTGTTGAGAGTCATGATATGGGTGTTGAACCTGCACATGAATATGAACTCCATGATGGCCAGATGGTTCTTGCTTCGTCATCTCATGTACTTCAGGCTCGAACTATGTCAACAACACCTGATTTTGAGTTACATGTGGGACAAGAATTCCCTGATGTCAAAAGCTGCCGAAGGGCCTTACGTGACACAGCCATTGCTCTTCACTTCGAGATTCAGACCATAAAATCTGATAAAACTCGTTTTACTGCTAAATGTGCCAGTGAGGAGTGCCCTTGGCGCATTCATGCTGCAAAACTTCCTGGTGTACCCACGTTCACTATAAGAACAATTCATGACAGCCATACATGTGGAGGAATTGCGCATCTAGGCCATCAGCAAGCTTCAGTTCAGTGGGTGGCCAACTCTGTGGAGCAACGGCTTAGGGAAAACCCAAATTGTAAGCCAAAAGAGATCCTTGAAGAAATTCACCGGGTTCATGGAATCACCCTTTCGTACAAGCAAGCTTGGCGTGGAAAGGAACGAATTATGGCTGCTATGCGCGGTTCCTTTGAAGAAGGTTATCGCCTTCTTCCTCAGTACTGTGAACAAGTTAAAAGGACCAATCCAGGGAGTATAGCATCAGTTTATGCAAGCCCTGCTGATAATTGCTTTCAGCGGCTTTTTATATCATTTCAAGCTTCTATTTTTGGTTTTCTAAATGCTTGTCGCCCTCTTCTCGGGCTTGACCGGACCTTCTTGAAAAGCAAATACCTTGGTACTTTGCTTTTAGCTACTGGTTTTGATGGGGATGGCGGTCTATTTCCTCTGGCATTTGGTGTTGTTGATGAGGAGAATGATGATAACTGGATGTGGTTTCTCTCTGAACTTCATACCTTGCTAGAGGTCAATACAGAAAACATGCCAAGACTTACCATCTTGTCTGACAGGCAGAAGGGCATTGTAGATGGTGTTGAAGCAAATTTTCCCACTGCCTTCCATGGTTTTTGCATGCGTCATTTGAGTGAAAGCTTCCGTAAGGAGTTCAATAATACAATGCTTGTTAACCTGTTGTGGGAAGCGGCACATGCTCTTACAATCATTGAGTTCGAGGCAAAAATTCTCGAGATTGAGGAAATATCACAAGATGCTGCATATTGGATTCGGCGGATTCCTCCACGATTGTGGGCCACAGCTTATTTTGAGGGAACAAGGTTTGGGCATTTGACTGCTAACATAGTGGAACAATTGAATAATTGGATTCTAGAGGCCTCTGGACTTCCAATAATTCAGATGATGGAATGCATCAGGAGGCAGCTTATGACTTGGTTCAATGAACGACGAGAAACCAGTATGCAGTGGACATCAATCCTGGTGCCTACAGCGGAGATGCGAGTTGCAGATGCTCTTGAGCGTGCCCGGACTTATCAGGTTCTTCGTGCTAATGAAGCTGAGTTTGAGGTGATATCTCATGAGGGTACCAATATTGTTGATATTCGGAACCGTCGCTGCCTTTGTCAGGGCTGGCAACTGTATGGTTTGCCCTGTGCACATGCTGTGGCAGCACTACTTTCTTGCCGGCAAAATGTCCACCGGTTTACTGAGAGTTGCTTTACTGTTGCGACGTACAGGAAGACATATTCCCAAACTATTCATCCTATTCCAGACAAATCATTATGGAGGGAGATGACAGAGGGAGATCCGGATGCTGCCCAAGCTGTTGAGGTTATTATAAACCCACCTAAGTCACTCCGGCCTCCTGGCAGGCCAAGGAAGAAGCGAGTTAGAGCAGAAGACCGTGGTAGGGTGAAGCGAGTTGTTCATTGCAGCCGCTGCAATCAGACTGGCCACTTCAGGACTACATGTGCAGCTCCAATTTGA